In Borrelia coriaceae, a genomic segment contains:
- a CDS encoding BBA14 family lipoprotein has protein sequence MKLRFKFLNLSYLVFSCFVFLAISCKGLASLPNEPKLSGKEDAVSLSHDEALLFEYALSLNAWLIDAKSYVNTYYKHHKFPLFESFDPTFKGGDGEEGVKARIAYYNKYIKSVKPIAFNVYSKYTQVSLRE, from the coding sequence ATGAAATTGCGATTTAAGTTTTTAAACTTAAGTTATTTAGTATTTTCGTGTTTTGTATTTTTAGCTATCTCATGTAAAGGGCTTGCAAGTCTTCCAAATGAACCTAAGTTAAGTGGCAAAGAAGATGCTGTAAGCTTATCTCATGATGAGGCTTTATTATTTGAGTATGCATTAAGTCTTAATGCATGGCTTATTGATGCTAAGAGTTATGTTAATACCTATTATAAGCATCACAAATTTCCACTTTTTGAAAGTTTTGATCCCACATTTAAGGGCGGTGATGGAGAAGAGGGAGTTAAGGCTAGAATTGCTTATTATAATAAGTACATAAAATCAGTTAAACCCATTGCTTTTAATGTATACAGTAAGTATACGCAAGTCTCATTAAGGGAGTAG
- a CDS encoding DUF261 family protein, translating into MISKFFMLLYDFAYKMLKDYFIKKYKSELLESSVSLEDSSYRVIRKIKEIEKHKLVVPFQYNFNEQNTAICKFGCYFLCILFIAFVVKEIKDSIEKCFDKFEVNLLFKSLANAGCIKDANAYILSPNLIFKQLGVDRDIHYLDVHYSPADYKPNDCDILVGKYKDSNNDLYHFVIIDNDLNSIIWDSLGSAKAVRNGKLESLRVFKIVDPSLVRGMRQRLSLYGDQFKNN; encoded by the coding sequence ATGATAAGTAAATTTTTTATGCTCCTTTATGATTTTGCATATAAAATGCTTAAAGATTATTTTATTAAAAAATATAAATCAGAATTGCTTGAAAGTTCTGTGTCATTAGAAGACTCATCTTATCGTGTTATAAGAAAAATAAAGGAAATAGAAAAACACAAGTTAGTAGTACCCTTTCAATATAACTTTAATGAACAAAACACTGCTATTTGCAAATTTGGATGTTATTTTCTATGTATTTTGTTTATTGCATTTGTTGTAAAAGAAATTAAAGACAGCATTGAGAAATGTTTTGATAAGTTTGAAGTCAATTTGCTTTTTAAAAGCCTTGCAAATGCTGGTTGTATAAAAGATGCCAATGCGTACATACTGAGTCCAAATTTAATTTTTAAGCAGCTTGGAGTTGATAGAGATATTCACTATCTTGATGTTCATTACTCTCCTGCTGACTATAAACCTAATGATTGTGATATTTTAGTTGGGAAATACAAAGATAGTAATAATGATTTATACCATTTTGTAATCATTGATAATGATTTAAATTCTATTATTTGGGATTCACTTGGTAGTGCTAAGGCTGTGCGTAATGGCAAGCTTGAGTCTTTAAGGGTATTTAAGATTGTGGATCCGTCTCTTGTTAGGGGTATGAGGCAAAGATTATCACTTTATGGTGATCAATTTAAGAATAATTAA